From the Streptomyces sp. KMM 9044 genome, one window contains:
- a CDS encoding glycosyltransferase family 4 protein, with protein MKISFLIHNAYGIGGTITTTFNLAAALAERHDVEIVSVLRHRENPNLTPHPAVRLRHLVDLRQEKDDPRHRRPAKVFPSAEYRYHQYSELTDQRIAACLESVDADVVIGTRPGLNVHLAFQAPEHVARVGQEHLTLDNHPPRLRTALRRAYRRLDVLTTVTEADAESYRRRMSLPGVRVEALPNSVPDPVLPAADGTAKVVVAAGRLVPVKRYDLIVRAFARVAAAHPDWQLRIYGKGEEQAALRRLIDSLGLWNNVFLMGAATPMEAEWVKGSIGVAASHFEPFGMTIVEAMRCGLPVVSTDCPYGPGEIIKDGVDGRLVPVGDADALGAALLELVGDDERRRRMGRAALDNARRYAPGPVVAQAERLAGEAVEARSTGRRPAREEGRAHRPLSGRGHAVADLALAAASEALRTLRKGHR; from the coding sequence ATGAAGATCTCTTTCCTGATCCACAACGCCTATGGCATCGGAGGCACGATCACCACCACGTTCAACCTTGCCGCCGCGCTGGCCGAACGGCACGATGTGGAGATCGTCTCCGTGCTGCGGCACCGGGAGAACCCGAACCTCACCCCGCACCCCGCCGTGAGGCTCCGGCACCTGGTGGATCTCAGGCAGGAGAAGGACGACCCCCGGCACCGGAGACCGGCCAAGGTGTTCCCCTCGGCCGAGTACCGCTACCACCAGTACAGCGAGCTGACGGACCAGCGGATCGCCGCGTGCCTGGAGTCCGTCGACGCCGACGTGGTCATCGGGACCCGGCCGGGTCTGAACGTGCACCTCGCGTTCCAGGCTCCGGAGCATGTCGCACGGGTCGGCCAGGAGCACCTCACCCTGGACAACCACCCGCCCCGGCTGCGCACCGCGCTGCGCCGCGCCTACCGCCGTCTGGACGTGCTCACCACCGTCACGGAGGCGGACGCCGAATCCTACCGGCGCAGGATGTCGCTGCCCGGTGTACGGGTGGAGGCACTGCCGAACAGCGTCCCCGACCCCGTACTGCCCGCCGCCGACGGCACCGCCAAGGTGGTCGTCGCGGCCGGCCGGCTGGTCCCCGTCAAGCGCTACGACCTGATCGTCCGGGCGTTCGCCCGGGTCGCCGCCGCCCACCCGGACTGGCAGCTGCGCATCTACGGCAAGGGGGAGGAACAGGCCGCGCTACGCCGCCTGATCGACTCGCTGGGCCTGTGGAACAACGTCTTCCTCATGGGCGCGGCGACCCCGATGGAGGCCGAGTGGGTCAAGGGCTCCATCGGCGTGGCCGCCTCCCACTTCGAGCCGTTCGGCATGACCATCGTCGAGGCGATGCGCTGCGGACTGCCCGTCGTGAGCACCGACTGCCCCTACGGGCCAGGAGAGATCATCAAGGACGGAGTCGACGGCCGGCTCGTACCCGTCGGTGACGCCGACGCCCTCGGCGCGGCCCTGCTGGAGCTCGTCGGCGACGACGAACGGCGTCGCCGCATGGGCAGGGCAGCCCTCGACAACGCCCGCCGGTACGCCCCCGGACCCGTCGTCGCGCAGGCGGAACGCCTCGCCGGGGAGGCCGTGGAGGCCAGAAGCACCGGCCGGCGCCCCGCACGGGAAGAGGGCCGGGCCCACCGGCCCCTGTCCGGCCGGGGCCACGCCGTCGCCGACCTCGCCCTCGCCGCCGCCTCCGAGGCGCTGCGCACCCTACGGAAGGGACACCGATGA
- a CDS encoding transferase — MSTAAQDTGAPRARCTVEADGRTTFRVALRSAGRPRLALVPRPKKNAPEPPAHLLDLEPHGGDESGLRAVLEPLPALAEGRWDVYLTREPDAVRERLRPGLRDLRALVDGSLRERPSPVAVRVPYATKDGFLAVRSWLRTAHAEAGRLDLTDGAMTVHACLHGAELSDSANALLRLRSDKGTTRSFPARTEGSAFSFTAPFGELTGGAPGDQIWDAFLRPATDAPLVRIGRLLDDMADRKAVYVYPALSVGEAAARPYYTVDNDLAVEVTAVH, encoded by the coding sequence ATGAGTACCGCCGCACAGGACACGGGCGCACCGCGCGCCCGCTGCACGGTCGAAGCCGACGGCCGGACCACCTTCCGTGTCGCGCTCCGCTCGGCCGGACGCCCCCGGCTGGCCCTGGTGCCGAGACCGAAGAAGAACGCGCCCGAACCGCCGGCGCACCTCCTCGACCTCGAACCCCACGGCGGCGACGAAAGCGGCCTCCGCGCGGTGCTGGAACCGCTGCCGGCCCTCGCCGAGGGCCGCTGGGACGTGTATCTGACGAGGGAACCGGACGCGGTGAGGGAACGGCTGCGCCCCGGCCTGCGGGACCTGCGCGCCCTCGTCGACGGAAGCCTGCGCGAGCGGCCGTCCCCGGTGGCCGTCCGGGTGCCCTATGCCACGAAGGACGGCTTCCTCGCGGTCCGGTCCTGGCTGCGCACCGCCCACGCCGAGGCAGGCCGCCTCGACCTTACGGACGGTGCGATGACGGTCCACGCGTGCCTGCACGGTGCCGAACTCTCCGACAGCGCGAACGCGTTGCTCCGGCTGCGCAGCGACAAGGGCACCACGCGCTCCTTCCCGGCGCGGACCGAGGGCAGCGCCTTCTCCTTCACCGCGCCTTTCGGGGAACTGACCGGCGGGGCGCCAGGCGACCAGATCTGGGACGCCTTTCTCCGGCCCGCCACCGACGCCCCACTGGTCCGCATCGGCCGGCTGCTCGACGACATGGCCGACCGCAAGGCGGTGTACGTGTACCCGGCGCTCAGCGTCGGCGAAGCCGCCGCGCGCCCGTACTACACCGTCGACAACGACCTCGCCGTCGAGGTGACCGCCGTGCACTGA
- a CDS encoding substrate-binding domain-containing protein has product MREPVDLRRRRILAAIEARGSARVTDLASELQVSVVTVRRDAEELAREGRLRRGHGVVRSALPPQEFPARNLPGGEFSPPSPPDGQTVAVVVPERHSYLYEALHGARSALEAAGRRIALHIAPHVAGVERSLVERALTDGAAGLLLAPRWRTRADEEADQDWLAALDVPAVLMERRPWPGSALHAMDSVCSDHDYGARLAVEHLVGLGHRRFVFATREDSPTARTLRSAFARIAEEHPLVEAGAWTLSTPDAGPGGPCPAATPKDLYVRLRAVGATAAVLHGDVDALMLVHQLADNGVRVPEDCSVVAYDDVVAGLGTTPLTAVAPPKAEVGRAAAELLLQRLGAPRGAPAPVVRRTELLPTLTVRGSTRALTVNPD; this is encoded by the coding sequence ATGCGGGAGCCGGTCGATCTGCGCAGGCGGCGGATCCTCGCGGCGATCGAGGCCAGGGGGTCCGCCCGGGTGACCGACCTGGCCTCCGAACTCCAGGTGTCGGTGGTGACGGTCCGGCGGGACGCCGAGGAACTGGCACGCGAGGGCCGGCTGCGCCGGGGCCACGGCGTCGTCCGGTCCGCGTTGCCGCCCCAGGAGTTCCCGGCCCGGAACCTGCCGGGAGGCGAGTTTTCCCCGCCGAGTCCGCCGGACGGGCAGACGGTGGCCGTGGTGGTCCCGGAGCGGCACTCGTACCTGTACGAGGCCCTGCACGGCGCCCGCAGCGCGCTCGAGGCGGCCGGCCGGCGCATCGCGTTGCACATCGCCCCCCATGTGGCAGGCGTTGAAAGGTCGTTGGTGGAGCGGGCGCTCACAGACGGCGCCGCCGGCCTCCTCCTGGCCCCGCGCTGGCGGACGCGCGCCGACGAGGAGGCGGACCAGGACTGGCTGGCCGCACTGGACGTGCCCGCGGTACTGATGGAACGGCGACCGTGGCCGGGCAGTGCCCTGCACGCGATGGACTCGGTCTGCTCCGACCACGACTACGGTGCCCGTCTCGCCGTGGAGCACCTGGTGGGCCTCGGTCACCGACGGTTCGTGTTCGCCACCCGGGAGGACAGCCCCACCGCGCGCACCCTGCGGTCCGCCTTCGCCCGGATCGCCGAGGAGCATCCGCTGGTAGAGGCCGGGGCCTGGACGCTGAGCACCCCGGACGCCGGTCCGGGCGGGCCCTGCCCGGCCGCAACACCCAAAGATCTGTACGTGCGGCTGCGCGCGGTGGGGGCCACGGCCGCGGTGCTGCACGGCGACGTGGACGCGCTGATGCTCGTGCACCAGCTGGCGGACAACGGAGTGCGGGTGCCCGAGGACTGCTCTGTCGTGGCGTACGACGACGTGGTGGCCGGACTCGGCACCACACCCCTGACCGCGGTCGCTCCGCCCAAGGCGGAGGTGGGCCGGGCCGCGGCCGAGCTGCTGCTCCAACGGCTCGGCGCGCCGCGCGGCGCGCCGGCACCGGTGGTCCGGCGCACCGAACTCCTGCCGACGCTGACCGTCCGCGGTTCGACCCGCGCCCTCACGGTGAACCCGGACTGA
- a CDS encoding carbohydrate ABC transporter permease, which yields MTVLTEQPVRAPAPPAGHARRTARRRRLEACGVLMTSFLALLLVVFLLPVGTAVHLSFSSDDQPGLGFGPERTVFVGLRSYAAVLTAPTFLGGLGTVALYCLIYLPLMVAGALLLALLLDSGVVRLRAWAQLGLFLPHAVPGIIAALIWLYLYTPGISPVVDLLARADITIDFPGMHTVLPSIVNIALWSNLGYNMVIFYAALRAVPREVIEASVVDGAGPVRTALQVKAPLIRASIVMVAMVTLIWALRLFTEPVLLSQSSPMIDSRFSPSMYIYDAAFNHNNYRLAAAASVVLLVCTLALSYGITRITGRHTGEEAR from the coding sequence ATGACCGTGCTCACCGAGCAACCCGTGCGGGCTCCCGCACCCCCCGCCGGCCACGCCCGCAGGACTGCCCGGCGCCGCCGGCTGGAAGCCTGCGGCGTGCTGATGACGTCCTTCCTCGCCCTGCTGCTCGTCGTCTTCCTGCTCCCCGTCGGCACCGCCGTCCACCTCAGTTTCTCCAGCGACGACCAGCCCGGCCTCGGCTTCGGTCCCGAACGCACCGTCTTCGTCGGGCTGCGCAGTTACGCCGCCGTGCTGACCGCCCCGACCTTCCTCGGCGGACTCGGCACCGTTGCCCTGTACTGCCTGATCTACCTCCCGCTGATGGTGGCCGGAGCTCTCCTCCTCGCCCTGCTGCTCGACTCCGGGGTGGTCCGGCTGCGAGCCTGGGCCCAGCTCGGCCTGTTCCTGCCGCACGCGGTGCCCGGCATCATCGCGGCCCTGATCTGGCTGTACCTCTACACCCCCGGCATCAGCCCGGTCGTCGACCTGCTCGCCCGCGCCGACATCACCATCGACTTCCCGGGCATGCACACCGTTCTGCCGTCCATCGTGAACATCGCACTGTGGAGCAATCTCGGCTACAACATGGTGATCTTCTACGCCGCCCTCCGGGCCGTACCCCGCGAGGTGATCGAGGCGTCCGTCGTCGACGGCGCGGGCCCCGTGCGCACCGCCCTCCAGGTCAAGGCACCCCTGATCCGGGCCTCCATCGTGATGGTCGCCATGGTCACCCTGATCTGGGCACTGCGGCTGTTCACCGAACCGGTCCTGCTCAGCCAGTCCTCACCGATGATCGACTCCCGGTTCTCGCCGAGCATGTACATCTACGACGCCGCGTTCAACCACAACAACTACCGCCTCGCGGCCGCCGCCTCGGTCGTCCTGCTGGTCTGCACCCTGGCCCTGTCCTACGGGATCACCCGTATCACCGGCCGCCACACCGGCGAGGAGGCCCGATGA
- a CDS encoding carbohydrate ABC transporter permease, which yields MGRATARAVVGLSVLYTVLPVLPVLWLVLAAAKERDALFGSDLLSLTGFAFLDNLSGLFALEGGQYGRWYVNSLLHAVLGAAVGALVSVACGYAFDKYRFRHKEKLFGLALAAVMVPQTVLVLPLYLVASEVGVVNTFWAVFIPVLFNPFGVYLGRILSQGHAPDEVLEAARIDGVGALTTYFRVALRMLGPGPVTVFLFQLTAIWNNFFLPMVMLSDQNLYPISLGLYTWNSSASVSPEYYPVVVMGSLLAVVPLILVFALLQRFWRSGLTAGAVK from the coding sequence GTGGGTCGGGCCACGGCCAGAGCCGTCGTCGGCCTGTCCGTCCTCTACACCGTGCTGCCCGTGCTGCCCGTGCTGTGGCTGGTGCTGGCCGCCGCCAAGGAGCGCGACGCGCTGTTCGGCAGCGACCTGCTGTCCCTGACCGGCTTCGCGTTCCTGGACAACCTCAGCGGCCTGTTCGCCCTGGAGGGCGGCCAGTACGGACGCTGGTACGTCAACAGCCTCCTGCACGCGGTGCTGGGCGCGGCCGTCGGCGCGCTGGTGAGCGTCGCCTGCGGCTACGCCTTCGACAAGTACCGCTTCCGCCACAAGGAGAAACTGTTCGGGCTGGCCCTCGCCGCCGTCATGGTGCCGCAGACGGTACTCGTCCTGCCCCTGTACCTGGTGGCGTCCGAGGTCGGCGTCGTCAACACCTTCTGGGCCGTGTTCATCCCCGTCCTGTTCAACCCGTTCGGCGTCTACCTCGGCCGCATCCTCAGCCAGGGACATGCGCCCGACGAGGTGCTGGAGGCCGCCCGCATCGACGGCGTGGGCGCACTGACCACCTACTTCAGGGTGGCGCTGCGGATGCTGGGCCCCGGCCCGGTCACCGTGTTCCTCTTCCAGCTCACCGCGATCTGGAACAACTTCTTCCTGCCCATGGTGATGCTGTCCGACCAGAACCTCTACCCCATCAGCCTCGGCCTCTACACATGGAACAGTTCCGCGTCCGTCTCGCCCGAGTACTACCCCGTGGTCGTCATGGGCTCGCTCCTGGCCGTCGTCCCCCTCATCCTCGTCTTCGCGCTGCTCCAGCGCTTCTGGCGCAGCGGTCTGACCGCCGGCGCCGTGAAGTGA
- a CDS encoding hydroxyacid dehydrogenase, which translates to MTEHTPGPALRPRAALAMHPDVASAVLDAESHAAFAALCDPTPLPVLDDFTTPGARAVLAGIDLLVTGWGCPPLDAEVLRAAPRLRAVVHAAGSVRAHVTDACWERGIEVSSAAAANAVPVAEYTLAMILLTGKRVLESARDYHTARTRPDWLRPDPSTGNHRRTVGILSASLIGRRVIELLRPHDVDVLLHDPYVDHREASELGVRRVGLAELFRHCDTVSVHTPLLPETRGLVGRELIDSMRPDAVLVNTARGAVVDQEALTDAALAGRIRAVLDVTEPEVLPPDHPLWSCENVLLTPHLAGSQGNELRRLADLALDEIVRWTTGDGFLHPVRRERLAFLA; encoded by the coding sequence ATGACTGAGCACACGCCCGGCCCCGCCCTCCGGCCCCGTGCCGCACTGGCCATGCACCCCGACGTCGCCTCCGCCGTCCTGGACGCCGAGTCGCACGCGGCCTTCGCCGCGCTCTGCGATCCAACGCCCCTCCCCGTGCTGGACGACTTCACCACACCCGGGGCACGCGCCGTGCTCGCCGGCATCGACCTGCTGGTCACCGGCTGGGGCTGCCCGCCTCTGGACGCCGAGGTCCTGCGGGCGGCACCCCGCCTGCGCGCCGTCGTGCACGCCGCGGGCAGCGTACGCGCCCATGTCACCGACGCCTGCTGGGAGCGCGGCATCGAGGTCTCCTCCGCCGCCGCGGCCAACGCCGTACCGGTCGCCGAGTACACCCTCGCCATGATCCTGCTCACCGGCAAGCGGGTCCTGGAGAGCGCACGCGACTACCACACCGCCCGCACCCGGCCCGACTGGCTGCGCCCCGACCCCTCCACCGGCAACCACCGGCGCACCGTGGGCATCCTGTCCGCCTCCCTCATAGGCCGCCGCGTCATCGAACTGCTGCGCCCGCACGACGTCGACGTCCTCCTCCACGACCCGTACGTCGACCACCGGGAGGCTTCTGAACTCGGCGTGCGCCGAGTGGGGCTGGCAGAACTCTTCCGGCACTGCGACACGGTCAGCGTCCACACCCCGCTGCTGCCCGAGACCCGGGGCCTGGTCGGCCGCGAACTGATCGACTCCATGCGGCCCGACGCCGTGCTCGTCAACACGGCCCGCGGCGCCGTCGTCGATCAGGAAGCGCTCACCGACGCGGCACTGGCCGGCCGTATCCGTGCCGTGCTCGACGTCACCGAACCCGAAGTCCTGCCGCCCGACCACCCCCTGTGGAGTTGCGAGAACGTCCTGCTCACCCCCCACCTCGCCGGCTCCCAGGGCAACGAGCTGCGCCGACTGGCCGATCTCGCACTCGACGAGATCGTCCGCTGGACCACCGGCGACGGCTTTCTCCACCCCGTACGACGCGAAAGGCTGGCTTTCCTCGCATGA
- a CDS encoding DUF2264 domain-containing protein — protein sequence MSIPFELPPENRDLSPHTGYTRAHWEAVADGLLTAAQHWSTPGHALLDLPGRSSCSGVRSDGLEGYARTFLAAAFRVAGADGDDPHGWLERYAAGLAAGTRTPGRDDTESWPLILDFTVQGQPMVESASVALGLRLTAPWLWNNLDPGVQDRAEEWLRGALRHTPAPNNWYLFPYTVAGFLESVGRGDSETAAARRRAVGLLESWYQGDGWYTDGDARAFDHYNGWALHLYPVLDAHLSGDADALAHYGSRLRTHLEGFTLMFGTDGAPMHYGRSLTYRFAAASAVALGAMTGHSPLTPGASRRIADGSLRHFLDRGALTGDGLLSLGWHGPHDAVLQIYSGPASPYWASKAFLALLAPAGHALWTDREEPAPVEEADRVLALPAPGLLLQTTRADGIARLHNHGSHHVGPHRAESAAEDDPHYGRQAYSTRTGPTATGNIADNHLSVVVGGRPSVRCRVHPLGAGQGDGWGWAASWHRPVFADGPPMVPGLRVESVTVAQGRHELRVHRVVRAPADSLVTHTGWATGPDEPLLSSLHGLHGWDAPAADSIRAPQGTAFTRWALVPRLTGRSDGTSVHVSLASLTAEPGPRPLAEAVRGVRVDEGDAVEVVWAGSGARTRISFDPVEVSHAEQ from the coding sequence ATGAGCATCCCCTTCGAACTGCCCCCGGAGAACCGTGACCTGAGCCCGCACACCGGTTACACCCGCGCCCACTGGGAGGCCGTCGCGGACGGGCTCCTCACCGCGGCCCAGCACTGGAGCACCCCCGGCCACGCCCTGCTGGACCTGCCGGGACGGTCCTCCTGCTCGGGCGTGCGCTCCGACGGCCTCGAGGGGTACGCGAGGACGTTCCTCGCCGCAGCCTTCCGTGTGGCCGGCGCGGACGGGGACGACCCCCACGGGTGGCTCGAGCGCTACGCGGCCGGACTCGCCGCCGGCACCCGTACCCCGGGCCGTGACGACACGGAGTCCTGGCCGCTGATCCTCGACTTCACGGTGCAGGGCCAGCCCATGGTCGAGTCGGCGTCGGTCGCCCTCGGGCTGCGTCTGACCGCCCCCTGGCTGTGGAACAACCTCGACCCCGGTGTGCAGGACCGCGCCGAGGAGTGGCTGCGGGGTGCTCTGCGGCACACCCCCGCGCCCAACAACTGGTACCTCTTCCCGTACACCGTCGCCGGGTTCCTGGAGTCCGTCGGCCGCGGTGACAGCGAGACGGCAGCGGCCCGGCGGCGCGCGGTGGGCCTTCTCGAGAGCTGGTACCAGGGTGACGGCTGGTACACCGACGGGGACGCGCGGGCCTTCGACCACTACAACGGCTGGGCCCTGCACCTCTACCCGGTCCTCGACGCCCATCTCTCCGGCGACGCGGACGCCCTGGCCCACTACGGCTCCCGGCTGCGCACCCATCTCGAGGGATTCACCCTGATGTTCGGCACGGACGGGGCTCCGATGCACTACGGGCGGTCGCTCACCTACCGCTTCGCGGCCGCCTCGGCCGTCGCGCTGGGCGCCATGACCGGACACAGTCCGCTGACCCCGGGGGCCTCGCGCCGTATCGCCGACGGCAGCCTGCGCCATTTCCTGGACCGGGGCGCGCTGACCGGCGACGGACTGCTGAGTCTCGGCTGGCACGGCCCGCACGACGCCGTGCTGCAGATCTACTCGGGCCCTGCGTCCCCGTACTGGGCGTCGAAGGCGTTCCTCGCGCTGCTCGCTCCCGCCGGCCACGCCCTCTGGACGGACCGCGAGGAGCCCGCGCCTGTGGAGGAGGCCGACCGGGTGCTCGCCCTCCCCGCACCAGGACTGCTTCTCCAGACGACCCGTGCCGACGGAATCGCCCGCCTGCACAACCACGGCAGCCACCATGTGGGCCCGCACCGGGCGGAATCGGCGGCCGAGGACGACCCGCACTACGGGCGCCAGGCCTACTCGACCCGCACCGGCCCGACCGCGACCGGCAACATCGCCGACAACCACCTGTCCGTGGTGGTCGGCGGCCGGCCCAGCGTGCGCTGCCGCGTCCACCCGCTGGGTGCCGGACAGGGAGACGGGTGGGGCTGGGCGGCCTCCTGGCACCGGCCGGTGTTCGCCGACGGCCCGCCGATGGTGCCGGGCCTGCGGGTGGAGAGCGTCACGGTGGCCCAGGGCCGACACGAACTGCGGGTGCACCGGGTGGTGAGGGCGCCGGCGGATTCCCTCGTCACGCACACAGGCTGGGCCACCGGCCCCGACGAACCGCTGCTCTCGTCCCTGCACGGTCTGCACGGCTGGGACGCTCCCGCCGCGGACTCCATCCGCGCCCCCCAGGGCACGGCCTTCACCCGCTGGGCCCTGGTGCCCCGGCTCACGGGCCGGTCCGACGGCACGTCCGTGCATGTCAGCCTGGCGAGTCTGACCGCCGAACCCGGCCCGCGGCCCCTGGCGGAGGCGGTCCGGGGGGTCAGGGTGGACGAGGGGGACGCGGTCGAGGTCGTGTGGGCCGGCAGCGGAGCACGCACCCGGATCTCTTTCGACCCGGTGGAGGTCAGCCACGCCGAGCAGTGA
- the ctaD gene encoding aa3-type cytochrome oxidase subunit I, whose amino-acid sequence MVVHSASDSVESGSYEDELPVRRRRPGKVVVSWLTTTDHKTIGTLYLTTSFAFFILGGILALVMRAELARPGIQIVSNEQYNQAFTMHGTLMLLMFATPLFIGFANWIMPLQIGAPDVAFPRLNMFSYWLFLFGSLIVISGFLTPDGVASFGWTAYTPLSDSARTPGLGSDLWVMGLAFSGFGTILGSVNFLTTIICMRAPGMTMFRMPIFTWNVLLTGVLVLLAFPVLAAALLALEVDRKFGAHIFDAANGGPLLWQHLFWFFGHPEVYIIALPFFGIVSEIIPVFSRKPIFGYMGLIGATIAIAGLSATVWAHHMYATGGVLLPFFSFMTFLIAIPTGVKFFNWLGTMWKGSLSFETPMLWAAGFLVTFLFGGLTGVVLASPPLDFHVTDSYFVVAHFHYVVFGTVVFAMFAGFHFWWPKFTGKMLDERLGKITFWTLFAGFHGTFLVQHWLGAEGMPRRYVDYLAADGFTALNTVSTIASFLLGMSMLPFLYNIWKTAKYGRKVEVDDPWGYGRSLEWATSCPPPRHNFLTLPRIRSESPAFDLHHPAVAAYDREANRPERSVVQAPGDQA is encoded by the coding sequence GTGGTGGTTCACAGTGCCTCGGACTCGGTGGAGTCGGGCTCCTACGAGGACGAGCTGCCGGTCCGGCGCAGGCGCCCCGGCAAAGTCGTCGTCTCATGGCTGACCACGACCGATCACAAGACCATCGGCACGCTGTATCTCACGACATCGTTCGCGTTCTTCATCCTCGGTGGCATCCTCGCGCTGGTCATGCGCGCCGAACTGGCCCGTCCCGGTATCCAGATCGTGTCGAACGAGCAGTACAACCAGGCGTTCACCATGCACGGCACGCTCATGCTGCTGATGTTCGCGACCCCGCTGTTCATCGGCTTCGCGAACTGGATCATGCCGCTCCAGATCGGCGCGCCCGACGTCGCCTTCCCGCGGCTGAACATGTTCTCCTACTGGCTGTTCCTGTTCGGCTCACTGATCGTGATCAGTGGTTTCCTCACCCCGGACGGGGTCGCCAGCTTCGGCTGGACCGCCTACACCCCGCTGTCGGACTCGGCCCGCACGCCCGGGCTCGGCAGCGATCTGTGGGTCATGGGCCTGGCGTTCTCCGGCTTCGGCACGATCCTCGGCTCGGTCAACTTTCTCACCACGATCATCTGCATGCGCGCCCCCGGCATGACGATGTTCCGTATGCCGATCTTCACCTGGAACGTGCTGCTGACCGGTGTGCTGGTCCTGCTCGCCTTCCCGGTGCTCGCGGCGGCGTTGCTGGCCCTGGAGGTGGACCGCAAGTTCGGGGCGCACATCTTCGACGCGGCCAACGGCGGGCCGCTGCTCTGGCAGCACCTGTTCTGGTTCTTCGGCCACCCGGAGGTGTACATCATCGCGCTGCCGTTCTTCGGCATCGTCTCCGAGATCATCCCGGTCTTCTCCCGCAAGCCGATCTTCGGCTACATGGGTCTGATCGGCGCGACCATCGCGATCGCGGGCCTGTCGGCGACGGTGTGGGCGCACCACATGTACGCCACCGGAGGCGTGCTGCTGCCGTTCTTCTCCTTCATGACCTTCCTGATCGCGATCCCCACAGGTGTGAAGTTCTTCAACTGGCTGGGCACCATGTGGAAGGGGTCACTGAGCTTCGAGACACCGATGCTCTGGGCCGCCGGATTTTTGGTGACCTTCCTCTTCGGCGGTCTGACCGGTGTCGTCCTGGCCTCCCCGCCGCTGGACTTCCACGTCACCGACTCGTACTTCGTGGTGGCGCACTTCCACTACGTGGTGTTCGGCACGGTCGTCTTCGCGATGTTCGCCGGCTTCCACTTCTGGTGGCCGAAGTTCACCGGCAAGATGCTCGACGAACGCCTCGGAAAGATCACCTTCTGGACGCTGTTCGCCGGCTTCCACGGCACGTTCCTGGTCCAGCACTGGCTCGGAGCCGAGGGCATGCCCCGCCGGTATGTGGACTACCTCGCGGCCGACGGCTTCACCGCGCTGAACACGGTCTCGACCATCGCGTCGTTCCTGCTCGGCATGTCGATGCTGCCGTTCCTCTACAACATCTGGAAGACGGCCAAGTACGGCAGGAAGGTCGAGGTCGACGACCCGTGGGGCTACGGCCGTTCGCTCGAATGGGCGACGTCGTGCCCGCCGCCGCGGCACAACTTCCTCACCCTGCCGCGGATCCGCAGCGAATCCCCGGCGTTCGACCTGCACCACCCGGCGGTCGCGGCGTACGACAGGGAGGCCAACCGCCCCGAGCGGTCCGTGGTCCAGGCTCCCGGGGACCAGGCCTGA